A stretch of Equus caballus isolate H_3958 breed thoroughbred chromosome 11, TB-T2T, whole genome shotgun sequence DNA encodes these proteins:
- the RASD1 gene encoding dexamethasone-induced Ras-related protein 1 isoform X2, whose product MKLAAMIKKMCPSDSELSIPAKNCYRMVILGSSKVGKTAIVSRFLTGRFEDAYTPTIEDFHRKFYSIRGEVYQLDILDTSGNHPFPAMRRLSILTDPRHQVLPQKQNQGERGRASGHLRQQGRPGLLPRGGAARDRAAGGGRPPALRLLRDLGQEEQQPGPDVPGALRHGQAAERDEPRPAPQGVGPGLRRAAQEGAAEQETVASRQRRRRPGRRLRHRGALRAQAQRAQRPHVHPREGQRWRPGKGQGALRHQLGALQPPRRRHILRRTFLFKSQI is encoded by the exons ATGAAACTGGCCGCGATGATCAAGAAGATGTGCCCGAGCGACTCGGAGCTGAGTATCCCGGCTAAGAACTGCTACCGCATGGTCATCCTCGGTTCGTCCAAGGTGGGCAAGACGGCCATCGTGTCGCGTTTCCTCACGGGCCGCTTCGAAGACGCCTACACGCCCACCATCGAGGACTTCCACCGCAAGTTCTACTCCATCCGCGGCGAGGTCTACCAGCTCGACATCCTCGACACGTCCGGCAACCACCCGTTCCCGGCCATGCGGCGCCTCTCCATCCTCACTG ATCCTCGACACCAAGTCTTgcctcaaaaacaaaaccaaggagAACGTGGACGTGCCTCTGGTCATCTGCGGCAACAAGGGCGACCGGGACTTCTACCGCGAGGTGGAGCAGCGCGAGATCGAGCAGCTGGTGGGGGGAGACCCCCAGCGCTGCGCCTACTTCGAGATCTCGGCCAAGAAGAACAGCAGCCTGGACCAGATGTTCCGGGCGCTCTTCGCCATGGCCAAGCTGCCGAGCGAGATGAGCCCAGACCTGCACCGCAAGGTGTCGGTCCAGGACTGCGACGTGCTGCACAAGAAGGCGCTGCGGAACAAGAAACTGTTGCGAgccggcagcggcggcggcgaccGGGGCGACGCCTTCGGCATCGTGGCGCCCTTCGCGCGCAGGCCCAGCGTGCACAGCGACCTCATGTACATCCGCGAGAAGGCCAGCGGTGGCGGCCAGGCAAAGGACAAGGAGCGCTGCGTCATCAGCTAGGAGCCCTGCAACCCCCGCGCCGGCGACACATCCTAAGGAGGACCTTTTTGTTTAAAAGTCAAATCTGA
- the RASD1 gene encoding dexamethasone-induced Ras-related protein 1 isoform X1 produces MKLAAMIKKMCPSDSELSIPAKNCYRMVILGSSKVGKTAIVSRFLTGRFEDAYTPTIEDFHRKFYSIRGEVYQLDILDTSGNHPFPAMRRLSILTGDVFILVFSLDNRDSFEEVQRLKQQILDTKSCLKNKTKENVDVPLVICGNKGDRDFYREVEQREIEQLVGGDPQRCAYFEISAKKNSSLDQMFRALFAMAKLPSEMSPDLHRKVSVQDCDVLHKKALRNKKLLRAGSGGGDRGDAFGIVAPFARRPSVHSDLMYIREKASGGGQAKDKERCVIS; encoded by the exons ATGAAACTGGCCGCGATGATCAAGAAGATGTGCCCGAGCGACTCGGAGCTGAGTATCCCGGCTAAGAACTGCTACCGCATGGTCATCCTCGGTTCGTCCAAGGTGGGCAAGACGGCCATCGTGTCGCGTTTCCTCACGGGCCGCTTCGAAGACGCCTACACGCCCACCATCGAGGACTTCCACCGCAAGTTCTACTCCATCCGCGGCGAGGTCTACCAGCTCGACATCCTCGACACGTCCGGCAACCACCCGTTCCCGGCCATGCGGCGCCTCTCCATCCTCACTG GAGACGTTTTCATCCTGGTGTTCAGCCTGGACAACCGCGACTCCTTTGAGGAGGTGCAGAGGCTCAAGCAGCAGATCCTCGACACCAAGTCTTgcctcaaaaacaaaaccaaggagAACGTGGACGTGCCTCTGGTCATCTGCGGCAACAAGGGCGACCGGGACTTCTACCGCGAGGTGGAGCAGCGCGAGATCGAGCAGCTGGTGGGGGGAGACCCCCAGCGCTGCGCCTACTTCGAGATCTCGGCCAAGAAGAACAGCAGCCTGGACCAGATGTTCCGGGCGCTCTTCGCCATGGCCAAGCTGCCGAGCGAGATGAGCCCAGACCTGCACCGCAAGGTGTCGGTCCAGGACTGCGACGTGCTGCACAAGAAGGCGCTGCGGAACAAGAAACTGTTGCGAgccggcagcggcggcggcgaccGGGGCGACGCCTTCGGCATCGTGGCGCCCTTCGCGCGCAGGCCCAGCGTGCACAGCGACCTCATGTACATCCGCGAGAAGGCCAGCGGTGGCGGCCAGGCAAAGGACAAGGAGCGCTGCGTCATCAGCTAG
- the MED9 gene encoding mediator of RNA polymerase II transcription subunit 9 produces the protein MASAGVAAGRQVEDALPPSADPPLPETKPLLPPQAPPPVAAPPPQQSPAPRPQSPAGVKEEENFSFLPLVHNIIKCMDKDSPDIHQDLNALKAKFQEMRKVISSMPGIHLSPEQQQQQLHSLREQVRTKSELLQKYKSLCMFEVPKE, from the exons ATGGCCTCCGCCGGGGTGGCCGCCGGGCGACAGGTCGAGGATGCGTTACCGCCGTCGGCCGACCCGCCGCTGCCCGAGACGAAGCCGCTGCTGCCTCCGCAGGCGCCGCCGCCGGTCGCCGCGCCTCCGCCTCAGCAGTCTCCGGCGCCGCGGCCCCAGTCCCCGGCGGGCgtgaaggaggaggagaactTCTCCTTCTTACCGTTGGTTCACAACATCATCAAATG CATGGACAAAGACAGCCCGGACATCCACCAGGACCTGAACGCCCTCAAAGCCAAGTTCCAGGAGATGCGAAAGGTCATCAGCAGCATGCCTGGCATCCACTTGAGCcctgagcagcagcagcaacagctgcACAGCCTCCGGGAGCAAGTCAGGACCAAGAGCGAACTTCTGCAGAAGTACAAGAGCCTCTGCATGTTTGAGGTCCCCAAGGAGTAG